A window of the Paenibacillus woosongensis genome harbors these coding sequences:
- a CDS encoding ABC transporter ATP-binding protein — translation MRKFFMSILYIFTRVIKAMRNWMNQFYLYFSIFKLVGKGQIIKLIYYFLITIVEGLIPVAQVYLLKKLTDSIALFLSGNNPITQVLFFILLQFTLLLMNQIILSYKSLIKTRLTQYLSFSIDSSISEKLKKIPYIYFEKSENYNLIERVTSGLGAKFVIGLTSILSILKYSIMLIGYSLLLYKLHWSLALLLIILLLPSLYTNIGISKSHFLFNQSQTHMNRRSNYLFSLFSNKVVQKELRIFDHGKYLANLWKNFFWKTADEQFELEKKAAGKKNFNITINQAVSTLFMIGLLWIGQINNTMTIGDFVAFSSLLSMSINSIQFLSNEIGGFFSQNLYLSEYNLFMNLEEDKQQSKLFKNKLESGITFRNVSFKYPNSDKYALKNISFTISSKEVVVIVGDNGSGKSTLVKCLIGLYNPQDGEILFDDVDSRKLAGSEKNKKLSVLFQDFFRYDLSFKENIILSQVDEGFDKVKYCNVINNAKLSDIISDLPNYDATPLGKTLQDGIELSGGEWQRVALSRALYKESEILVLDEPTAAIDPLTEADILSSFMDICNGKTSIIVTHRLGSCLYADKIIVLKEGEVAEIGTHSELIQQEGVYFNMFHSQAKNYIDADKKLEFS, via the coding sequence ATGAGAAAGTTTTTTATGAGTATCCTTTATATATTTACTCGAGTGATTAAAGCTATGAGAAACTGGATGAACCAATTTTATCTTTATTTTTCGATATTTAAATTAGTCGGAAAGGGTCAAATCATTAAACTTATATATTATTTCTTAATTACCATTGTTGAGGGACTTATTCCTGTAGCACAAGTCTATTTACTAAAAAAACTTACAGACAGTATTGCTCTCTTCCTTTCGGGAAATAATCCTATCACACAAGTTTTGTTTTTCATATTATTACAATTCACTCTATTATTAATGAACCAAATTATATTATCTTATAAGTCTTTAATTAAAACGCGGCTTACCCAATATTTAAGCTTCAGTATAGATTCTTCTATTTCCGAAAAACTTAAGAAAATACCTTATATTTATTTTGAAAAATCAGAAAATTATAACCTTATAGAGCGTGTAACAAGTGGTCTAGGAGCTAAATTTGTGATTGGACTTACTTCCATATTAAGTATACTTAAGTATTCTATTATGCTTATTGGTTACTCCCTACTTTTATATAAACTACATTGGTCACTCGCACTATTGTTAATAATATTATTGTTACCCTCTTTATATACCAATATAGGTATTTCAAAAAGCCATTTCCTATTTAATCAGTCGCAGACTCATATGAATAGAAGAAGTAATTATCTTTTTAGTCTCTTTAGTAATAAAGTTGTACAAAAGGAATTAAGAATCTTCGATCACGGCAAATACTTAGCGAATTTATGGAAAAATTTTTTTTGGAAGACGGCCGATGAACAGTTTGAATTGGAGAAAAAGGCTGCTGGTAAGAAAAATTTCAATATTACTATTAATCAGGCAGTCAGCACATTATTTATGATAGGCCTTCTTTGGATAGGACAAATTAATAACACTATGACAATTGGTGATTTTGTTGCATTTTCTTCATTGCTTTCAATGAGTATTAATTCTATTCAATTTTTATCCAATGAAATAGGAGGCTTTTTTAGTCAAAATTTATATTTAAGTGAATACAATTTGTTCATGAATCTGGAGGAAGACAAACAGCAATCTAAATTGTTTAAAAATAAACTAGAATCAGGAATTACTTTTAGAAATGTTTCTTTTAAATATCCGAATAGTGATAAGTATGCATTGAAAAATATATCATTTACAATTTCTTCAAAAGAAGTGGTTGTTATTGTTGGTGATAATGGCTCTGGAAAAAGCACTTTAGTCAAATGCTTAATAGGCTTGTATAATCCGCAAGATGGTGAAATTTTATTTGACGATGTGGATTCGAGAAAACTCGCTGGATCTGAAAAAAATAAGAAGCTTAGCGTTTTGTTTCAAGATTTTTTTAGATACGATCTATCCTTTAAAGAAAATATAATTTTATCTCAGGTAGATGAAGGATTCGACAAAGTAAAATATTGCAATGTAATTAACAATGCTAAATTATCGGATATTATTAGTGATCTTCCAAATTATGACGCTACCCCACTTGGAAAAACATTGCAAGACGGTATTGAATTATCTGGAGGGGAATGGCAACGGGTCGCATTAAGTAGAGCATTATATAAAGAATCTGAAATTTTAGTGTTAGATGAACCTACGGCAGCAATAGATCCTCTAACAGAGGCAGATATTCTAAGTTCTTTTATGGATATATGTAATGGCAAAACTTCAATTATTGTTACGCATCGACTTGGAAGCTGTCTTTATGCTGATAAAATCATTGTCCTTAAGGAAGGGGAAGTTGCAGAAATAGGTACACATAGTGAATTAATTCAACAGGAAGGGGTTTATTTCAATATGTTTCATTCCCAAGCGAAAAATTATATAGATGCAGATAAAAAACTTGAATTTTCATGA
- a CDS encoding LLM class flavin-dependent oxidoreductase → MNDSIQNKHQGIEIGVYTLGDLVPDPHRGQTINSRQRLLDMIEAAKLADEAGLDIFGVGEHHRLDYAASSTSVILAAIAQTTKQIKLTSATTVLTTTDPVRLFEEYATLDLLSNGRAEIIGGRGAFLESFPLFGYDLNDYDELFMENFELFQQLNQQEKVSWQGKFRAPLQEAEIAPRPIQTQIPMWIGSGGSLVSAERAGKLGTGMALAILGGAPNRFQALVEAYRAAGNAAGHKPSDLKVAITGHGYISATTQQAKDEYYPYYANYRQYVDRQLGKTSAPLSREEFEQMTSPETALFVGDPQLIIDKIMYQYELFGHQRFMLQLDVGGIPFSNVAQSIELLATKVAPVVRQHTSKAVAEPRT, encoded by the coding sequence ATGAATGACAGCATACAGAATAAGCATCAAGGAATTGAAATTGGAGTTTACACTCTCGGCGATCTTGTACCTGATCCGCATCGAGGTCAAACCATCAACAGCCGGCAGCGGCTGTTGGATATGATTGAAGCGGCTAAGCTGGCTGATGAAGCCGGATTAGATATATTCGGAGTTGGCGAGCATCATCGTCTAGATTATGCGGCATCGTCAACCTCGGTGATTTTAGCGGCCATCGCACAAACTACAAAGCAAATTAAATTAACCAGCGCGACAACCGTTCTGACGACTACAGATCCGGTTCGACTGTTCGAGGAGTATGCCACACTAGACTTATTATCGAATGGACGGGCTGAAATTATAGGTGGGCGTGGGGCTTTCCTGGAGTCTTTTCCTCTGTTCGGCTATGACCTGAATGATTATGATGAACTGTTCATGGAGAACTTCGAGCTGTTCCAGCAGTTAAACCAACAGGAGAAGGTTTCCTGGCAAGGCAAATTTCGCGCTCCCCTTCAAGAAGCGGAAATTGCACCACGCCCCATCCAGACGCAAATTCCCATGTGGATCGGTTCAGGGGGGTCGCTGGTCAGCGCGGAACGGGCTGGAAAACTCGGAACCGGCATGGCTTTGGCGATCCTTGGCGGTGCTCCTAATCGATTTCAAGCTTTGGTAGAAGCATACCGTGCAGCTGGAAACGCAGCTGGCCACAAGCCATCCGATCTGAAGGTCGCTATTACAGGCCATGGTTACATTTCTGCTACAACGCAGCAGGCCAAAGACGAATATTATCCGTACTACGCCAATTATAGGCAATATGTAGATCGTCAGCTTGGAAAAACCAGCGCACCCCTGTCGCGCGAGGAGTTCGAACAAATGACCAGCCCGGAAACGGCCTTATTTGTAGGAGATCCGCAATTAATCATCGACAAAATAATGTATCAATACGAGCTATTTGGCCACCAGCGGTTCATGTTACAGCTTGATGTCGGCGGCATCCCCTTTTCTAATGTTGCACAAAGCATAGAACTGCTGGCGACAAAGGTTGCCCCGGTCGTTCGCCAACATACAAGCAAAGCAGTTGCAGAGCCACGCACCTGA
- a CDS encoding GTP cyclohydrolase II: MSDTKLEPKALDILKEKIQLIQTEEGGIYLVGPIKLPVDLDGENVIFQWYCWLSRCQVTDNFQEIIDQLSSASLAEYQQSSVLVYGDFKNADEALIRMHSICHTGDIFGSQKCDCGYQLKKSMKNIVEHGTGALFYLANHEGRGIGLFSKAMAYVLQENGYDTVEANLSLGFVDDSRSYTDALSVLRTLRTKPVTLMTNNPKKLEALQKAGLALSGREPIWGGESAFNEFYLQTKVQRSGHLEE, encoded by the coding sequence ATGTCGGATACGAAGCTAGAACCTAAAGCACTGGATATTTTAAAAGAAAAAATTCAATTAATCCAGACCGAGGAAGGCGGCATTTACCTCGTTGGACCGATCAAGCTGCCCGTTGACCTGGACGGTGAGAACGTCATTTTCCAATGGTACTGCTGGCTCAGCCGCTGCCAAGTCACAGATAATTTTCAGGAAATCATCGATCAGCTGTCCTCCGCAAGCTTAGCGGAATACCAGCAGTCAAGCGTACTCGTGTACGGCGACTTCAAAAATGCCGACGAAGCCTTGATCCGCATGCATTCGATCTGCCACACAGGCGACATCTTCGGCAGCCAGAAATGCGATTGCGGTTACCAGCTGAAGAAATCCATGAAGAACATTGTGGAGCACGGGACAGGCGCGCTGTTCTACCTGGCCAACCATGAGGGACGCGGCATTGGATTATTCAGCAAAGCGATGGCCTACGTGCTGCAAGAGAACGGATACGACACCGTTGAAGCTAATTTAAGCCTCGGCTTCGTTGACGATTCCAGAAGCTACACCGATGCGCTAAGCGTGCTGCGAACTCTTCGCACCAAGCCTGTAACGCTCATGACCAACAATCCTAAGAAGCTCGAAGCCCTGCAAAAAGCCGGCCTCGCCTTATCTGGAAGAGAACCGATTTGGGGCGGAGAATCAGCCTTCAACGAGTTCTATTTGCAGACCAAGGTGCAGCGTTCGGGGCATTTGGAGGAATAG
- a CDS encoding TlpA family protein disulfide reductase, with translation MKSLSEILQLARDQKKEENSSKLTTIQAFDIDYISGRKSIYLVISLSCMHCIELIPHLNELNSKDTFYLITDGNDNDNQEIRKEFKYEFEVYSYTKPYDRINIYKTPTALLVDENGNIIDSHFTPFITDVINFCNKVV, from the coding sequence TTGAAAAGTCTAAGCGAAATTCTTCAATTAGCTAGAGATCAAAAGAAGGAGGAAAACAGTTCAAAGTTAACTACTATCCAAGCTTTTGATATCGATTATATATCAGGGAGAAAATCAATTTATTTAGTTATCTCATTGAGTTGCATGCATTGTATCGAGTTAATCCCGCATCTTAATGAGTTAAATAGCAAAGATACTTTTTATCTCATAACTGATGGAAATGACAATGACAACCAGGAAATAAGAAAGGAATTTAAATATGAGTTTGAAGTCTATTCTTATACCAAGCCCTATGACAGAATAAATATTTATAAAACTCCTACCGCACTTCTTGTTGATGAAAATGGAAATATCATAGACAGTCATTTTACGCCTTTTATTACTGATGTAATAAATTTTTGTAATAAGGTCGTTTGA
- a CDS encoding MauE/DoxX family redox-associated membrane protein encodes MLLLSFFIKVVFGLVFIISLYFKAVDITDIKQEITELKLVPTILIKPSIYCLLAAELFVSFSFLFDLLYFWREIFTIILLLFFSFTILLKRKKTSSISCSCFGKDSILNRKPLLRNSILISLCFINLIWDYNLSLIQMVTGISVVCFSIALINMINAIVTFNMMRKIHDNVQ; translated from the coding sequence ATGCTTCTATTATCTTTTTTTATCAAAGTTGTCTTCGGATTGGTATTTATTATTTCGCTATATTTCAAAGCAGTCGATATTACTGATATTAAACAAGAAATCACCGAATTAAAGCTAGTGCCAACTATTTTAATAAAACCAAGTATTTATTGCCTACTGGCCGCAGAACTTTTTGTTTCATTTAGTTTTCTATTCGATTTACTGTACTTTTGGCGGGAAATATTTACGATAATCTTGTTGTTGTTTTTTTCATTTACTATTTTATTGAAAAGAAAAAAAACGAGTTCAATATCGTGTTCATGTTTTGGTAAAGACAGTATTTTAAATAGAAAGCCACTATTGAGAAATTCTATTTTAATTAGTTTATGTTTTATTAATCTTATTTGGGATTATAATTTATCACTAATTCAAATGGTTACCGGAATATCGGTAGTATGCTTTTCAATTGCATTAATAAATATGATAAATGCAATTGTAACTTTTAATATGATGAGGAAAATACATGATAATGTTCAATAA